The nucleotide window GGCGAGGATCGGGCGGACTTTTGCGAGGTGGCGACGCCGCGGTGCGGTCGCATCCACGACCGCCGTGGCCACTGCCGCACTCGGATCGAAGACGGCATCCGTCCGAGAGGCAGCCCCGAAGCCCACCACGTGCGTGTCGGGATGTGCAGTCTTGATCGCGTCACCGACCATCTCACAGTGCTCGGTCACTGCCGCGGACTGGACCGGTTCGGGGAGGTCGGCGTACGTCGATGGGACGGTCGGGTCCGCCTGGTGGACGGTCAGATCGGCCTGCTCGATCGCCCACTCCGCGAGATCGCCGTCCTCGGTGATCAGGACGGTCTCGACGCTGGTCTCGCTCAGTCGCGAGCACAGCGCTTTCGTGTGTGCGCCCGCCCCGACTACCAGCCGCGATGCCATGGCGACCGACTCGGTTCCCTGACGCCTTCAACCCCCGTTATTTCAGCCGCTCCTGGAGGACCGAGGGATGAGCGGCGCTGACACCCTCGACGGTCAGGATTTCGTCGTCGATGACCGTTCCGAGGGCGTCACCGTCACACGCCCGGACTTCGGCCATTACGGTGTGATCGCCACTGGAGGTGAACAGCGATTCGACGTGATCGACGGTTTTGAGGTCGCGAATCGCGTCGATGTAGCGCTCGCTTTCGAGGTCGATCCCGACGAGGGCGATCGATCGATCGGTGAGTTTCTTCGGGTCGACGTCGGCCGAATAGCCGACGATGACGCCCTCGTCTTCGAGTTGGTCGACGTATTTGCGGACGGTCGGCTTCGAGACGCCGGCGCGGTCGGCAATCTCCGTATACGACGCTTTGGCGTCGGCTTCGAGAATAGAGAGGATATCCCGCGCCGTCGATTCCGAATTCATGGCTCGATCTTTTCGATGCCCGAAAAAATACCTTGCGAACGGGGAAACGCCGGTCGGGATCGACGGCTCAGGTGTGCTTTTTCACGAAGTCGATCGAGCGCTCCCACTCGCCGTCTTCGAAGTACCGCTGAGCGAGGGGCTCGGCGGGCATCTCGCCCTGTTCGCGTTTCTTCTGGCCGTAGGAGGGCCGGCCGTCTTCGACGTAGAACCGACCGGTGAGGATCTCGCCCTCGTAGAGTTTGTCCTCGACCGTGCGCATCATCGCGTTCGCCTCGCCGTGATCGCTCACGTCGAAGTCGTACTCATCGGAGTCCTGAACGTCCGTGTAGGGAACGTAGGACTTGGCGTCTTTGTTCCAGGTCGGACACTGCGTGAGGAAGTCGATGTGGGCGAACCCGTCGTGTTCGATCGCTTCCGCGACGATCTCCTGGGCCTGCCGGGGGTTGGTCGCGGCCGTCCGGGCGACGTACGTCGCGCCTGCGGTGAGCGCGAGCGAGAGCGGCCGGATCGGTGATTTCGCGTTGCCCGAGGGCTGGGTCTTCGAGGTGTGGCCCATCGGCGACGTCGGAGAGGTCTGGCCTTTCGTCAGCCCGAAGATCTCGTTGTTGAACACGATATACGTCATATCGTGGTTCTCCCGGGCCGAGTGCAGGAAGTGGTTCGCGCCGATGCCGTAGCCGTCACCGTCGCCGCCCGCCGCGACGACTTCCAGATCGGGGTTGGCGAGTTTCGCGGCGCGAGCGACCGGGAGCGGCCGGCCGTGGATGGTGTGGAACCCATAGGAGCCGAAGTAGCTGTTCAGCTTGCTCGAACAGCCGATGCCCGTGACGGTGAGCACTTCCTCGGGCGAGCGGCCGATGTCGGCCATCGCACCCTTGAGCGCTTTGAGGACGGCGAAGTCCCCACAGCCCGGACACCACGTCGGCTGGGGCTCGACGCCCGGCGTGAACTCTTCACGGTCGATCTCTCGGTCCTGGTCGATGGCGCTGAACGTACTCATGTTAGTCACCCGTGGCTGGGACGAAGGTGGTCGCGTCGTCGGGCGCGTCCCGGTCGCCCGCGGCGGTGTTCTCGACGGCCTCGACGATCTCGCGCGGTTCGAACGGGTTGCCGTTGTACTTCAGCAGCGAGGACAGTTTCTCGCCGTAGGCCCCGAGTTCCTTCTGGACGAGACCTTTGAACTGCCCGCTGGCGTTCATCTCCACGACGACGACCTCGTCGACGCCCTCGATGAACGCCTCGATCTCAGGTGCGGGGAACGGCTTGATCTGGGAGACGCCGAGCGCGGCGACCGACTGGCCGTCGGCGTTCAGCCGATCGACGGCCTCGAAGACCGTGCCCTGCTGGCTGCCCCAGGTGATGACGCCGTAGTCGGCGTCGGCCGGACCGTGACGGGTCACGAGCGACTCGTCGCCCGCGAGGTCTTCAGCGATGTGCTCGAACTTCGAGAACCGCCGATCGACCTGGTCTTTGCGGTTCTCGGGATCTTCGCAGATGTGGCCCCACTCGTTGGTCTCGTTGCCCGAAGTGAGGTGACGACCGCCTTTCTGGCCCGGGACCGAGCGGGGGCTGATCCCCTTCTCGGCGTCGCGTTTGAACCGCGCGAACGTGCCGGAGGCGTGGTGGGCCGCCTCCGCGATTTCGTCTTCGCTGAGGATCGTCCCCGGATCGGGGTGCGTCTCGCGATCGAAAAACTCGACGGGAACGTTCCGCAGTTCGCCTTCGAGTTTCTGGTCGTACATGATGATCGCGGGCAACTGGTACTCGTAGGCGACTTCGAAGGCCCGTCGGGTCTGCTCGTAACACTCCTCGGCGTTCGCGGGCGCGAACACGACACGCGTCGAGTCGCCCTGGCTCGTGTAGAGGACGTGTTCCAGATCGGACTGCTCGGGTTTGGTCGGCATGCCCGTCGAGGGGCCCGCGCGCTGGGCTTCGAGCAAGACGACCGGCGTCTCGGACATCTCCGCGAGGCCGAGCGGTTCGCTCATCAAAGAGAAGCCACCGCCCGAGGACCCGGACATCGCCTTCGCGCCCGTGTGAGAAGCACCGAGTGCGAGGGCCGCAGCGGCGATCTCGTCTTCGACCTGTTCGGCGATCCCCCCGACTTTCGGGAGGTGTTTGGACATGATCGAGAACACTTCGGTCCAGGGCGTCATCGGATAGCCCGCGATGAACCGACAGCCCTCGTCGATCGCGCCGTAGGCGATGCCCTGCGAGCCGTTGAGCAGGGCCTGCTCGCCTTCGGTCTCGCCGTCGGGAACTTCGAGGTCGTGGGTGAACTCCCACTCCTGGGTCTGTTCGTAGGCGTCCGAGAGCACGTCCAGGTTGGCGTCGAGGATGTCGCCGTCCATCGACTCGCCCATCAGCGTCTCGAAGTACGAGGGATCGATGCCGAGCAGCGCGGCGGTGACACCCACGCCCGCGGTGTTGCGCATCACGTCGCGCCCGTGCTCGCGGGCGATTCCCCGCAGATCCGTCGGGTAGAGATGCCAGTCGTTTTCCTCGGCGCGCGTTTCGAGGTCGAGGTCCGCGACGTCGTCTTCGTCGAGCATCCCCTCGTCGTAGATGACGATACCGCCCTCGCGCAGTTCGTCGAGGTTCTCCGCGAGCGGTTTGAGCTTCTCGTTACCGTAGTACGCCTCGTCTTCTGTGCTCCGGGCGAAACTGTCGCCCAGCGCGAGCAGTACGTTGTAGCCGTCGCCACGCGAGCGGACTGGCTCGTCGCTCGCACGCACTTCGACGTAGGTGTGGCCACCCCGGATCCGTGAGGGGTAGTGTCGGTGTGTGAATACGTGAAGGCCCGCCCGCATCAGTGCCTTGGCGAAGTTTCGGCTGGTCGAGTCGATCCCGTCGCCCGACCCGCCAGCGATCCGCCAGACGAGGTCATCTTGTGTCATAGTTGGTATGTTAGTTCCTCGGCAGCGCCGTATCAAAATCGTGGAGGGGGGAATGGAAAAACGTTGCCGAAAGGGCAATAAAGATTAAATAGTGATAGTTCCTACGTGAGTGCCATCGTTTCGATCGGCTCGGACGCCGCTGGAAGCCTGATTTCTGGGTCGCGACCGCACTCGGCAATGAGTCGCCCGACTGAGAGGTATTCGTTTCTCCCGCCACGTTCTGAAACCACGCGGACGAACATTCCTGTCACTATATCATAATTCGGACGGGATCGTCCGTCACTCGGTCGGGCCTCGAATCGTCACTCGGTCGCAGTTCGAACGATCTCACGCACACGATCAGAAACGGCCGCTGGCGGTTCGCTGGCGTCGACCCGGACGAACCGCTCGGGATCGGTAGCGATGCGATCCTCGTAAGTTGTGGCGACTGCTTCGAGATGCTCCAGGCGCTCGAACTTGTTGGCGGCCGCGCTTCGTTCGAGGGCAACGCGAGGCTCGACGTCGAGATAGATCGTCAGATCGGGCGAGCGTGACCAGTCGGCGTGCATCGCGTCGATCGTCGCGGCCGGATCGTCCAGGCGGTCGGCCAGCGTCACCGACTGGTAGGCCACCCGGGAGTCGACGTATCGGTCGCTGACGACGCATTCTCCGCGGTCGAGTGCGGGTCGAATCACTCGGTCGAGGTGGTCGGCGTGATCGGCCATATACAGAAAGAGTTCGGCCATCGGGTCGGCGTCGTCGGTCTCGATCGACCGCTGGACGGCGTCTCCGTACCACGAATCGGTCGGTTCGCGCGTGAACACCGCGTCGACGTCCTCTTTGAGCGCTCGCCAGACCGTCGTCTTGCCGGATCCGTCGATTCCCTCCAGCGTGATCAGCATACCGTCGCTGCGACCGGACGAAAAAAACCTCTTCCGGGACGGCCGGTCGTGGACCGTCGACAGTCAGGCGTCAGGACTCGACGGTCTCGATTGCGGCGCCCGGCACGTCGCGTTTGACGCTCTCGATGCCGTCACGGGCCCCGCTTCGGGAGGCGTACCCCTGGCCGCTGTCCAGCAAGATATTGCCGTTGCGGTGGCGGCATCGCCAGCGGTGTTTCCCACCGCGGTCCTCGTAGATCTCGAAGGTCGCCTGCCCGATCTGGAGGGCGTTGGCCTCGGGTGCGTATTCGAGGACGTGCTCGATGGCGTCTTCGGCCCCGCTCCGAGACGCGTAGCCCTCGCCGCTGTCTGCGACGATCCGGCCGTTCGACGCTTCGAGTCGCCAGCGGTACTCGTCGGCGGCGTCCTCGTAGACCTCGACGTCGTACTCGTCGATGGCTTCACGGAGGCGATCGACCGCGCGGTT belongs to Halococcoides cellulosivorans and includes:
- the lrpA1 gene encoding HTH-type transcriptional regulator LrpA1 is translated as MNSESTARDILSILEADAKASYTEIADRAGVSKPTVRKYVDQLEDEGVIVGYSADVDPKKLTDRSIALVGIDLESERYIDAIRDLKTVDHVESLFTSSGDHTVMAEVRACDGDALGTVIDDEILTVEGVSAAHPSVLQERLK
- a CDS encoding 2-oxoacid:acceptor oxidoreductase subunit alpha — its product is MTQDDLVWRIAGGSGDGIDSTSRNFAKALMRAGLHVFTHRHYPSRIRGGHTYVEVRASDEPVRSRGDGYNVLLALGDSFARSTEDEAYYGNEKLKPLAENLDELREGGIVIYDEGMLDEDDVADLDLETRAEENDWHLYPTDLRGIAREHGRDVMRNTAGVGVTAALLGIDPSYFETLMGESMDGDILDANLDVLSDAYEQTQEWEFTHDLEVPDGETEGEQALLNGSQGIAYGAIDEGCRFIAGYPMTPWTEVFSIMSKHLPKVGGIAEQVEDEIAAAALALGASHTGAKAMSGSSGGGFSLMSEPLGLAEMSETPVVLLEAQRAGPSTGMPTKPEQSDLEHVLYTSQGDSTRVVFAPANAEECYEQTRRAFEVAYEYQLPAIIMYDQKLEGELRNVPVEFFDRETHPDPGTILSEDEIAEAAHHASGTFARFKRDAEKGISPRSVPGQKGGRHLTSGNETNEWGHICEDPENRKDQVDRRFSKFEHIAEDLAGDESLVTRHGPADADYGVITWGSQQGTVFEAVDRLNADGQSVAALGVSQIKPFPAPEIEAFIEGVDEVVVVEMNASGQFKGLVQKELGAYGEKLSSLLKYNGNPFEPREIVEAVENTAAGDRDAPDDATTFVPATGD
- the tmk gene encoding dTMP kinase; the protein is MLITLEGIDGSGKTTVWRALKEDVDAVFTREPTDSWYGDAVQRSIETDDADPMAELFLYMADHADHLDRVIRPALDRGECVVSDRYVDSRVAYQSVTLADRLDDPAATIDAMHADWSRSPDLTIYLDVEPRVALERSAAANKFERLEHLEAVATTYEDRIATDPERFVRVDASEPPAAVSDRVREIVRTATE
- a CDS encoding thiamine pyrophosphate-dependent enzyme, translated to MSTFSAIDQDREIDREEFTPGVEPQPTWCPGCGDFAVLKALKGAMADIGRSPEEVLTVTGIGCSSKLNSYFGSYGFHTIHGRPLPVARAAKLANPDLEVVAAGGDGDGYGIGANHFLHSARENHDMTYIVFNNEIFGLTKGQTSPTSPMGHTSKTQPSGNAKSPIRPLSLALTAGATYVARTAATNPRQAQEIVAEAIEHDGFAHIDFLTQCPTWNKDAKSYVPYTDVQDSDEYDFDVSDHGEANAMMRTVEDKLYEGEILTGRFYVEDGRPSYGQKKREQGEMPAEPLAQRYFEDGEWERSIDFVKKHT